In one window of Chitinophagales bacterium DNA:
- a CDS encoding RagB/SusD family nutrient uptake outer membrane protein → MKMMKSTIKIYAFSAALMLGAVGCKKQLDLLPTDTIVEANAFQSVADLQRGLNTVYARYANYENSMFLASTLADEAKFGPDNGGQGQFVIRYQYNSDPTTGGDVIAGWGAFYSMLDFCNRTLAKIDEIRGTTAEEAQKPAIRGQLLALRAAAHFELLQRFSGTYNPSAPGVPIVTTSNIFRTPARNTAGEVMNQIETDLNQAVAALPATTNANFSDVVFNSININALRARVALYKRDWQAAANFASTIINANVRPLVASTQYASIWDDSNLNIEVLFRIKRNGAGIGATWFTTGNLIHFSPTDKLRATFDAANDVRFANFFTTFGGANRWAIRKYLGSALGGRINDTKVFRTAEMYLIRAEALAEVGGTANLAQATADINFLRGRRITGYTNQTFASAADIINAVLEERYKELCFEGFRFFDLKRRGLPVQRQASDVDGTNWLTLPADNFRFILPIPVAELQANPNMVQNPGY, encoded by the coding sequence ATGAAGATGATGAAATCAACCATTAAAATATATGCTTTCTCTGCTGCCCTGATGCTTGGTGCAGTGGGATGTAAAAAGCAGTTGGATCTGCTGCCAACAGATACGATTGTAGAAGCCAATGCTTTTCAATCAGTAGCAGATTTGCAGCGTGGTTTGAATACTGTGTATGCACGCTACGCGAACTATGAAAATTCTATGTTCCTGGCTTCTACTTTGGCTGATGAGGCTAAGTTTGGTCCGGACAATGGCGGACAAGGTCAGTTTGTAATCAGGTACCAGTATAATTCTGATCCTACTACAGGTGGTGATGTTATTGCAGGCTGGGGTGCATTCTATTCCATGCTTGATTTTTGTAACAGAACACTTGCTAAAATCGATGAGATCAGAGGTACTACTGCGGAGGAAGCGCAAAAGCCTGCTATTCGTGGTCAGCTGCTTGCATTGAGAGCTGCTGCACATTTTGAATTGTTGCAGCGTTTCAGCGGTACGTATAACCCATCTGCTCCAGGTGTACCCATTGTTACAACATCCAATATTTTCAGAACACCAGCCCGTAATACAGCAGGTGAAGTGATGAATCAGATTGAAACTGATCTGAACCAAGCTGTTGCTGCATTGCCGGCTACTACCAATGCGAATTTCTCTGATGTGGTGTTTAACTCTATTAACATCAACGCACTCAGAGCTAGGGTAGCTTTGTATAAGCGTGATTGGCAGGCAGCAGCAAACTTTGCGTCAACAATTATCAATGCAAATGTTCGCCCGCTTGTTGCTAGTACGCAGTATGCAAGTATTTGGGATGATAGCAACCTGAACATTGAAGTGCTCTTCCGTATTAAGCGTAATGGTGCTGGTATTGGTGCAACCTGGTTTACAACAGGTAACTTGATTCATTTCAGTCCTACTGATAAACTTCGCGCCACTTTTGATGCTGCTAATGATGTACGCTTTGCCAATTTCTTTACAACGTTTGGTGGAGCGAACCGTTGGGCCATTCGTAAATACCTTGGTTCTGCACTGGGTGGTAGAATCAATGATACCAAGGTTTTCCGTACAGCAGAGATGTACCTGATTCGTGCTGAGGCTTTGGCTGAAGTTGGTGGTACAGCTAATCTTGCTCAGGCTACTGCAGATATTAATTTCTTAAGAGGCCGTCGTATAACAGGGTATACCAACCAAACTTTTGCAAGCGCTGCTGATATCATTAATGCAGTATTGGAAGAGCGTTACAAAGAGTTGTGCTTCGAGGGCTTCCGCTTCTTTGATTTGAAGCGCAGAGGCTTACCGGTTCAGCGCCAGGCCAGCGATGTGGATGGTACAAACTGGTTAACACTGCCGGCAGATAATTTCCGCTTCATCTTGCCAATTCCAGTTGCAGAACTTCAGGCAAATCCGAATATGGTTCAGAATCCTGGTTATTAA